One Microbacter margulisiae genomic window carries:
- a CDS encoding family 43 glycosylhydrolase, whose product MKTKFWLIIPFISVCLLSFAQDSVKVIKGQVSDYYIPVYKTMLLHGVVTNNQGVALKDVRVMIKNGAASACTDAHGAYHLEVVDNDTAFVFYYPHMKWLVKARLPKQLTLNAVLQPEGPQQPILRKAAQPTVWYDPAHYTPHTYCNPLDISYNFEYYNHSDNHNVACRSTADPMILVYKGEYYLFSTNQSGFFVSKNLANWKFYYSGFQRKYNDDDQCAPAALAIGDTLLMIGSTYDNLPVWYSTHPKDERWKHLCETALLPHWDPDLFLDTDGKLYLYYGSSNEYPLMGVEYNRSTFRPESIIYNTISLHPDIHGWERFGMNNDDSVTLKPFAEGSFMTKHNGKYYLQYAAPGTEFKVYADGTYVSDHPLGPFVYQKHNPFSYKPGGFVRGAGHGGTFEDLFGNYWHIATCMLSLREKFERRIGLYPAGFDKDGILYANTAFGDYPTRIPQGREDHIKGNFTGWMLLSLHKKVWASSTDSIYVPGNAADENMRTFWAAKSNKPGEWFCMDLGSVDRINALQINYYDYKADQYGRAMDLYHQYKIYASDDAIHWWLVVDKSDNDLDVPHDYVELKAPLYARYLKIINLHMPTGNFALMDFRVFGKGNGEIPHSVYNFMAKRDPHDRRNVMFSWTLTKGAYGYNIYYGIAPDKCYNCITVYGANDYDMRGLDKNTTYYAYIKALGESGVSPQTAPVKME is encoded by the coding sequence ATGAAAACAAAATTTTGGCTCATCATTCCTTTTATATCTGTCTGTTTGCTGTCATTCGCACAGGATTCGGTGAAGGTTATCAAAGGGCAAGTCAGTGACTATTATATCCCGGTTTACAAGACAATGCTCCTGCATGGGGTTGTAACCAATAATCAAGGTGTTGCATTGAAGGATGTGCGCGTCATGATTAAAAACGGCGCTGCTTCTGCATGTACGGATGCTCACGGCGCTTATCATTTAGAGGTTGTTGATAATGATACGGCATTTGTTTTTTATTATCCCCACATGAAATGGCTGGTAAAGGCAAGGCTTCCGAAACAATTGACCCTGAATGCTGTGCTTCAGCCTGAAGGGCCGCAACAACCTATCCTTCGCAAAGCAGCTCAACCGACGGTTTGGTATGATCCTGCACATTACACGCCGCATACTTATTGCAACCCTTTGGATATTAGTTATAATTTTGAGTATTACAACCATAGCGACAATCATAATGTTGCCTGTCGTTCGACGGCTGACCCGATGATTCTGGTGTATAAAGGAGAATACTATCTCTTCTCTACCAATCAATCCGGATTCTTCGTCTCTAAAAACCTTGCCAATTGGAAATTTTATTATAGCGGTTTCCAGCGTAAATATAATGATGACGACCAGTGCGCTCCGGCAGCGCTTGCCATTGGAGATACATTGCTGATGATCGGATCGACCTATGATAACCTGCCGGTCTGGTATTCGACTCATCCCAAGGACGAGCGGTGGAAACATCTTTGCGAAACGGCTTTACTGCCGCATTGGGATCCTGATTTGTTTCTGGATACGGACGGGAAGCTCTATTTGTATTATGGCTCAAGCAATGAATACCCTTTAATGGGTGTTGAATACAATCGCAGTACATTTCGGCCCGAAAGCATCATATACAATACCATATCGTTACATCCCGATATCCATGGCTGGGAGCGTTTTGGCATGAACAATGATGATTCGGTCACACTAAAACCTTTTGCCGAAGGTTCTTTTATGACCAAACACAACGGCAAGTATTATTTGCAGTACGCTGCTCCCGGAACCGAATTTAAAGTATATGCGGATGGTACCTATGTGAGCGATCATCCCCTGGGGCCGTTTGTTTATCAAAAGCATAATCCATTTTCGTATAAGCCAGGCGGTTTTGTGCGCGGAGCAGGACATGGCGGCACGTTTGAAGATCTGTTTGGCAACTATTGGCATATTGCAACCTGTATGCTTTCGTTGCGTGAGAAATTTGAGCGCCGTATAGGCCTTTATCCTGCCGGATTTGATAAAGATGGAATATTGTATGCCAATACGGCTTTCGGTGACTATCCAACACGTATTCCACAGGGAAGGGAAGACCATATAAAGGGGAACTTTACGGGCTGGATGTTGTTGTCATTGCATAAAAAGGTATGGGCGTCATCCACGGATAGTATCTATGTTCCCGGGAATGCGGCTGATGAGAATATGCGGACCTTCTGGGCTGCGAAATCCAACAAACCAGGCGAATGGTTTTGTATGGATCTGGGCAGCGTTGACCGGATCAATGCATTACAAATCAATTATTACGATTATAAAGCAGATCAATATGGCCGGGCAATGGATTTATATCATCAATATAAAATCTATGCTTCCGATGATGCTATACATTGGTGGTTGGTGGTGGACAAGAGCGATAACGATCTGGACGTGCCGCATGATTATGTTGAACTGAAGGCTCCTTTATATGCCCGTTATCTGAAAATAATAAACCTGCATATGCCTACGGGAAATTTTGCTTTGATGGATTTTCGCGTGTTTGGCAAAGGCAATGGAGAAATACCTCATTCCGTCTATAATTTTATGGCAAAAAGAGATCCGCATGATCGCCGGAATGTGATGTTTTCCTGGACGTTGACTAAAGGAGCCTATGGATACAACATTTACTATGGCATAGCTCCTGATAAATGTTACAATTGCATCACGGTGTACGGCGCAAACGATTATGACATGCGGGGTCTTGATAAAAACACAACCTATTATGCCTATATCAAAGCATTGGGCGAATCAGGCGTTTCCCCACAAACAGCACCGGTTAAAATGGAGTGA
- a CDS encoding glucoamylase family protein: protein MKIFYICLVLASLIIEGCSKNGSTQSPAPPEYTQLTVVKATLNGQPVTNGSALYGIANHPAQVLLSFNNVITNVSVNSLVSFSGSLGTNYTVALASHDSALSITTDASLTPVSRYSFQLTQGTGLGGLVTAGFSFSFVSQIDSTAKFPAITDDSLLTLIERNTFRYFYDYAHPVSGLARERTGSGETVTIGGSGFGVMAILVGIHRGFITRTQGFQRINKIVNFLDSTAQTFHGVFPHWMNGSTGQVIPFSTQDNGGDLVETSYMMEGLLTAYEFFKNGSAEEQAMCQVIQKLWQNVDWNWYRQNNQNTLYWHWSPNYGWAMNMQINGYNEAMIAYVLAASSPTHPVPAAVYNQGWAQNGAIRNGKTFEGIMLPVGADYGGPLFFAHYSFLGLDPRNLQDQYANYWQQNVAQTEINNRYCISNPKGWYGYSAQCWGLTASDDPSGYDAASPTNDLGTIAPTAALSSMPYTPAQSLQAARFYYYQLGDKLWGTYGFADAFNLSQAWFDTQYLAIDEGPIIVMIENYRSHFLWDLFMQNSDVQNGLTKLGFSY from the coding sequence ATGAAAATCTTTTATATTTGCCTTGTACTGGCTTCCCTTATTATTGAAGGTTGCAGCAAAAACGGATCTACCCAATCGCCGGCTCCTCCGGAGTATACCCAGTTGACAGTTGTGAAAGCTACGCTTAATGGACAACCGGTGACAAATGGTTCTGCTCTGTATGGCATTGCAAACCATCCGGCTCAGGTGCTCCTTTCGTTCAATAACGTGATTACGAATGTATCCGTTAATAGCTTGGTCTCGTTCAGTGGATCGCTTGGTACGAATTATACGGTTGCTTTGGCATCGCATGATTCTGCTCTCTCTATCACCACGGATGCATCATTAACGCCTGTTAGCCGGTACTCATTCCAATTGACACAGGGAACAGGATTAGGAGGACTTGTCACCGCCGGTTTTTCATTTTCTTTTGTGTCGCAGATTGACAGCACGGCTAAGTTTCCTGCCATCACGGATGATTCACTGTTGACTTTGATAGAGCGTAATACATTCCGCTATTTTTATGATTATGCCCATCCTGTTTCCGGTCTTGCTCGCGAACGTACCGGATCGGGAGAAACAGTTACTATCGGCGGAAGCGGATTTGGCGTCATGGCTATTCTGGTTGGCATACACAGGGGATTTATTACCCGCACTCAGGGCTTTCAACGCATTAACAAGATTGTAAACTTTCTGGACAGTACCGCCCAAACATTTCATGGTGTCTTTCCTCATTGGATGAATGGAAGCACGGGACAGGTCATTCCTTTTTCGACACAGGACAACGGGGGCGATCTGGTTGAAACTTCGTACATGATGGAGGGGTTACTGACAGCGTATGAGTTTTTTAAAAATGGATCTGCGGAAGAACAGGCAATGTGCCAGGTGATTCAAAAGCTTTGGCAAAATGTTGACTGGAACTGGTATCGCCAGAACAATCAGAACACATTATACTGGCACTGGTCGCCTAATTACGGATGGGCCATGAATATGCAGATTAATGGCTACAACGAGGCTATGATTGCTTATGTCCTGGCTGCTTCGTCGCCAACGCATCCTGTGCCGGCAGCGGTTTATAATCAGGGATGGGCTCAAAACGGAGCTATCCGGAACGGAAAAACCTTTGAGGGAATTATGTTGCCTGTAGGTGCTGATTATGGCGGCCCGCTTTTCTTTGCCCACTACTCTTTTCTGGGACTTGATCCCCGCAATCTGCAGGATCAATATGCCAATTACTGGCAACAAAATGTAGCGCAAACTGAAATCAACAACCGCTATTGCATCAGCAATCCGAAAGGGTGGTACGGATACAGCGCCCAATGCTGGGGATTGACGGCCAGCGATGATCCCTCAGGATATGATGCGGCTTCGCCAACGAACGATCTTGGAACAATAGCTCCTACGGCAGCGCTTTCGTCTATGCCTTATACTCCTGCACAAAGTCTTCAGGCAGCCCGTTTCTACTATTATCAGTTGGGGGATAAATTATGGGGAACTTATGGGTTTGCCGATGCTTTCAATTTATCACAGGCTTGGTTTGACACGCAATACCTGGCCATTGACGAAGGCCCGATAATCGTGATGATTGAAAATTACCGTTCACATTTTCTCTGGGATTTGTTTATGCAAAACAGCGATGTGCAAAACGGATTGACAAAACTGGGATTTAGTTATTGA
- the rlmN gene encoding 23S rRNA (adenine(2503)-C(2))-methyltransferase RlmN — protein sequence MEKEPLLGKTLPELQALVAANGMPSFAAKQIAQWLYVQHATDIDQMTNLSITKRAALSEKYTVGRSEPVEVVASEDGTRKYLFKSLSGHYIESVYIPEDDRATLCVSSQVGCKMNCKFCQTGKQGFSAQLLATDILNQILSLPERAQLTNLVFMGMGEPFDNTDEVLKALEILTASYGYAWSPRRITVSTIGIVPGLVRFLEQSQCHLAISLHSPFSSERMSLMPMEKTYPVEQVIQMLKGYDFRHQRRVSFEYIVFDHMNDTMRHARELVRLLRDIPCRVNLIRYHAIPGIDLKGADESRMIFLRDYLSDNGVTCTIRRSRGEDILAACGLLSTQKQEDDLKAQVL from the coding sequence ATGGAAAAAGAACCCCTGTTAGGAAAAACATTGCCGGAGTTGCAGGCTTTGGTTGCTGCCAATGGAATGCCTTCATTTGCCGCGAAGCAAATAGCTCAATGGCTTTATGTGCAGCACGCTACTGATATTGATCAGATGACCAACCTCTCCATAACCAAACGCGCTGCCCTGTCTGAAAAATATACGGTCGGACGATCGGAGCCTGTTGAAGTGGTAGCTTCTGAGGATGGTACACGGAAATATTTGTTCAAATCGTTGTCGGGTCATTATATTGAGAGTGTATATATCCCCGAGGATGATCGTGCTACCCTGTGCGTGTCGTCACAGGTCGGATGCAAAATGAATTGCAAGTTTTGCCAAACCGGGAAGCAGGGCTTTTCTGCCCAATTATTGGCAACCGATATCCTGAATCAAATATTATCCCTTCCGGAACGGGCGCAATTAACCAATCTTGTGTTTATGGGTATGGGCGAGCCTTTTGACAATACGGATGAAGTGTTGAAAGCGCTTGAGATTCTGACTGCATCTTATGGATATGCATGGAGTCCGCGCCGGATAACGGTTTCTACCATTGGCATTGTTCCCGGATTAGTCCGGTTTCTGGAACAGTCGCAATGTCATCTGGCCATAAGTCTCCATTCGCCTTTTTCATCCGAACGGATGTCCCTGATGCCCATGGAAAAAACATATCCTGTTGAACAGGTTATTCAGATGTTGAAGGGCTATGACTTTAGGCATCAGCGCCGGGTATCATTTGAATATATTGTATTTGACCATATGAATGATACCATGAGGCATGCCCGCGAATTAGTACGTCTGTTGCGGGATATTCCCTGTCGCGTCAATTTGATTCGTTATCATGCCATTCCTGGCATTGATTTGAAAGGTGCGGATGAATCGCGGATGATTTTCCTGCGCGATTATTTGTCGGATAATGGCGTAACATGCACTATCCGGCGATCGCGGGGAGAAGATATTCTGGCTGCCTGCGGATTATTGTCAACGCAAAAGCAGGAAGATGACCTGAAAGCACAGGTATTGTGA
- the pdxA gene encoding 4-hydroxythreonine-4-phosphate dehydrogenase PdxA has protein sequence MEDKRMIIGITHGDINGIGYEVILKTLLENHIFEFCTPVVYGSPKVASYYRKTLNLEQLSLNTISHVGEAVGKKGYIINCNSDDIKVDLGKSTEIAGVASFQALEAATRDLAAGKLDAIVTAPINKKNIQSSTFTFPGHTEYLEQTFNDGKQGLMLMVSDVVRVAVVTGHIPVSQIATSLTQSLIEDKIRVLNHSLQEDFGIIRPRIAVLGLNPHAGDEGIIGNEEQKMIAPAIQKCIEEGIICVGPLPADGFFGAGSFTSYDAVLAMYHDQGLIPFKTLAMDEGVNFTAGLPVIRTSPGHGTAYALAGQNTASEASFRHAMFLAYDIYKNRKAYNEMMANPLKSSQVSKVNSIE, from the coding sequence ATGGAAGACAAAAGAATGATTATTGGCATTACGCACGGAGACATCAATGGTATTGGATACGAGGTGATTCTTAAAACACTCCTTGAAAATCATATCTTCGAGTTTTGCACCCCCGTTGTTTACGGATCGCCCAAAGTAGCATCCTACTATCGCAAGACGCTGAATCTGGAGCAACTGTCATTAAATACCATTTCCCATGTAGGCGAGGCGGTTGGCAAAAAGGGATATATTATCAATTGCAACAGCGATGATATAAAAGTCGACCTGGGCAAATCTACCGAGATCGCCGGTGTTGCTTCCTTTCAGGCTTTGGAAGCTGCTACGCGGGATTTGGCAGCAGGAAAACTAGATGCTATTGTGACGGCGCCTATCAATAAAAAGAACATTCAGTCTTCGACGTTTACTTTCCCGGGCCATACCGAATATCTGGAACAAACTTTTAATGACGGTAAACAAGGCCTGATGCTGATGGTCAGCGATGTTGTTCGTGTTGCCGTGGTGACGGGGCATATTCCTGTTTCGCAGATTGCTACATCGCTTACTCAATCTTTGATTGAAGATAAAATTCGTGTGTTGAACCATAGTTTGCAGGAAGACTTTGGCATTATCCGTCCCCGGATTGCCGTTTTAGGCTTGAATCCCCATGCCGGAGATGAAGGAATCATCGGGAATGAGGAGCAAAAAATGATCGCTCCGGCAATTCAGAAATGTATTGAAGAAGGCATTATCTGTGTTGGTCCGCTTCCAGCGGATGGATTTTTCGGGGCAGGCTCTTTTACCAGTTATGATGCTGTGCTGGCCATGTATCACGATCAGGGTTTAATCCCTTTCAAAACACTGGCTATGGATGAAGGTGTAAATTTTACTGCAGGGCTTCCGGTGATCCGTACTTCACCGGGACATGGTACTGCTTATGCTCTTGCAGGGCAAAATACGGCTTCGGAGGCTTCTTTCCGTCATGCTATGTTTCTGGCATATGACATTTATAAAAACCGGAAAGCATATAACGAAATGATGGCTAATCCGTTAAAAAGTAGTCAGGTATCAAAGGTAAATTCCATTGAATAA
- a CDS encoding alpha-N-acetylglucosaminidase, whose translation MNFKRMTGALLFVIFCSIAHAQLNIKAAESLLHRIIPNQASHFVIESLSKQQGQDAFQIESRNGKIVLSGNDGVSIASALYYYLNTYCHCQITWNGVNLHLPDPLPSVPVIVKKTSPYQYRYYLNYCTFNYSMSWWTWKRWEKEIDWMALHGINMPLAVTGEEYVWYEVYKEMGFTDKELSSFFCGPAYFAWFWMGNLDGWGGPLPLTWMLSHKDLQLKILHRERELGMQPVLSAFTGHVPAAFKTKYPNAKLKRVSWNVSFTDTYILNPEDPLFAEVGKRYLEKEIQLFGTNHLYSADTFNENEPPSNDSSYLAKISAQVYEGMKQVDPKAVWVMQGWLFYIDPRFWQAKQIKALLNAVPNDRMIILDLFADNKPIWDKTDAFYGKPWIWNMLNNFGGRTTMFGHLEDVATEPAKALNNPASHNMKGIGLTMEAIEQNPVMYELMTHNTWTNKPVNLDQWLREYIRNRYGTLDPNAIKAWQVLKNTVYNENMEISDGAESIITGRPTFDSSADWTNTTLNYPANQLLPAWDDFMNAIKTCQNSDGFQYDLVDVTRQVLANYALTLQNKWVTAYKQKNSKDFKEYSNQFIGLINDMDMLLATRKDFLLGPWLSDARKWGTNGYEKALYERNARDLITLWGDANSTLHEYSARQWSGLLSDFYKVRWQKFFAEANASLASGKTMDMPRFDKNISHWEWQWVNEHKVFPVNPTGNSMEVVKLLYKKYRGTIERQEK comes from the coding sequence ATGAATTTCAAAAGAATGACAGGAGCATTGCTTTTCGTTATTTTCTGCAGTATTGCGCATGCTCAACTAAACATAAAGGCTGCGGAAAGTTTATTACATCGTATTATTCCCAATCAGGCGAGTCATTTTGTTATAGAATCATTAAGCAAGCAACAGGGACAGGATGCATTCCAGATTGAAAGCCGAAATGGAAAAATTGTCTTATCAGGCAATGACGGTGTTAGTATTGCTTCCGCCTTATACTACTATCTGAATACATATTGCCATTGTCAAATTACATGGAATGGCGTTAATTTACATCTGCCCGATCCCTTACCTTCCGTACCTGTAATAGTGAAGAAGACTTCTCCTTATCAATATCGCTATTATCTGAATTACTGCACCTTTAACTATAGCATGAGCTGGTGGACGTGGAAACGCTGGGAAAAAGAAATTGACTGGATGGCATTGCATGGCATTAACATGCCTTTGGCGGTTACAGGCGAAGAGTATGTGTGGTACGAAGTCTATAAAGAGATGGGTTTTACCGATAAAGAACTATCATCCTTCTTTTGCGGGCCGGCTTACTTTGCATGGTTTTGGATGGGTAATTTAGATGGATGGGGTGGTCCCCTCCCTTTAACCTGGATGCTCAGTCATAAAGATTTACAACTAAAGATTCTGCATCGCGAACGTGAATTGGGAATGCAACCTGTGTTATCTGCTTTTACAGGGCATGTGCCGGCTGCCTTCAAAACAAAATATCCTAATGCCAAATTAAAACGTGTCAGTTGGAATGTCAGTTTTACCGATACCTATATCTTGAATCCGGAAGATCCGCTTTTTGCTGAAGTAGGCAAAAGATATCTTGAAAAGGAAATACAATTGTTTGGAACCAACCATCTTTATTCGGCTGACACCTTCAATGAAAATGAACCTCCTTCCAATGATTCCTCTTATCTGGCAAAGATTAGCGCACAAGTATATGAAGGCATGAAGCAGGTTGACCCAAAAGCAGTATGGGTGATGCAGGGATGGTTGTTTTATATTGATCCCAGATTTTGGCAGGCAAAGCAGATAAAAGCATTGTTGAATGCCGTCCCTAATGACCGCATGATCATTCTTGATCTTTTTGCAGACAATAAACCGATCTGGGACAAAACGGATGCTTTTTATGGCAAACCCTGGATATGGAACATGTTGAATAATTTTGGCGGTCGCACTACAATGTTTGGTCATCTGGAAGATGTTGCCACTGAACCCGCCAAAGCGCTAAATAATCCTGCTTCCCATAATATGAAAGGCATAGGATTAACCATGGAAGCTATAGAGCAAAATCCGGTCATGTATGAATTGATGACACATAATACATGGACAAATAAACCTGTCAATTTAGATCAATGGCTTCGGGAGTATATCCGGAATCGATATGGAACTCTTGATCCTAATGCTATAAAAGCTTGGCAGGTGTTGAAGAATACTGTATATAATGAGAACATGGAAATCAGCGATGGAGCAGAATCGATTATTACGGGTCGACCCACCTTTGATTCGTCTGCTGATTGGACCAATACTACACTCAATTATCCGGCGAACCAATTGTTGCCGGCATGGGATGATTTTATGAATGCCATTAAAACGTGCCAAAACAGTGACGGATTTCAATATGATCTTGTCGATGTCACTCGTCAGGTATTGGCAAATTATGCTTTGACACTTCAAAATAAATGGGTAACGGCTTATAAACAGAAGAACAGCAAAGATTTTAAAGAATATAGCAACCAGTTTATCGGATTGATCAATGATATGGATATGCTTCTGGCTACCCGAAAGGATTTTTTATTAGGGCCTTGGCTTTCCGATGCAAGAAAGTGGGGAACGAATGGATATGAGAAAGCGCTTTATGAACGTAATGCAAGAGATCTGATTACTTTATGGGGAGATGCAAACAGCACATTACACGAGTATTCGGCTCGCCAGTGGAGCGGCCTTTTGTCTGACTTTTATAAAGTCAGGTGGCAAAAATTCTTTGCTGAAGCTAACGCCTCATTAGCATCAGGCAAAACGATGGATATGCCTCGTTTTGATAAAAATATTTCACATTGGGAATGGCAATGGGTAAATGAACATAAGGTTTTTCCGGTAAACCCAACCGGAAATAGCATGGAGGTGGTAAAACTATTGTATAAGAAATACCGGGGAACCATAGAGCGGCAAGAAAAATAA
- a CDS encoding acyltransferase family protein, with the protein MTSSSTSTVTERFTALDVFRGLTICFMIIVNTSGNGATTFWPLRHSDWNGFTPTDLVFPSFLFAVGNALSFVMKKWTKMKQSEVLIKILKRTALIFLIGYLMYWFPFFHLDAQSHLVLSPISHTRIMGVLQRIALCYGIVALMVYYWGDKKTLILGVILLFAYWAILLLFGTPGAEYTKTGNAELRLDTWVFGTNHLYTGEGFPFDPEGILSTLPALFNVIGGYLVGRYIQRKGKNYDMLAKLLLAGAALLFIAYCWNPLFPVNKKIWTSSFAVLTVGLDCILLGAIMYVMDFLGKTRGSSFFLVAGRNPLMIYLMSELGATLLWLIPVGGTPLYSWLYMHVFSNAGAYFGALLFAIWWMLTCWLLGYILDKKRIYIKL; encoded by the coding sequence ATGACATCATCATCCACTTCAACAGTTACGGAACGCTTTACTGCGTTGGATGTATTTCGGGGATTAACGATTTGTTTTATGATCATCGTAAACACTTCCGGTAATGGGGCTACCACCTTTTGGCCACTCAGGCATTCTGACTGGAACGGCTTTACGCCTACCGATCTGGTTTTCCCTTCCTTTTTATTTGCTGTTGGCAACGCACTAAGTTTTGTCATGAAAAAATGGACAAAAATGAAACAGTCTGAAGTGTTGATTAAAATATTGAAACGTACAGCATTGATTTTTTTGATCGGTTATCTGATGTACTGGTTTCCATTCTTTCATCTCGATGCTCAATCTCATCTTGTTCTTTCTCCTATTTCCCATACACGCATCATGGGAGTGCTCCAACGAATAGCACTGTGTTATGGCATTGTCGCTTTGATGGTATATTATTGGGGAGATAAAAAAACACTTATCCTTGGGGTTATCTTATTGTTTGCTTATTGGGCAATTTTGCTACTGTTTGGGACTCCTGGGGCTGAATATACTAAAACAGGGAATGCAGAGCTGCGTCTTGATACATGGGTATTTGGAACGAATCACTTGTACACGGGAGAAGGATTTCCATTTGATCCGGAAGGAATTCTTAGCACATTACCTGCTCTTTTCAATGTGATAGGAGGGTATCTGGTAGGCAGGTATATCCAGCGAAAAGGAAAGAATTACGACATGTTGGCCAAACTGTTGCTTGCCGGTGCTGCTTTACTGTTCATAGCTTATTGCTGGAATCCCCTGTTTCCGGTGAATAAAAAAATCTGGACAAGCTCTTTTGCTGTATTAACGGTAGGGTTGGATTGTATCTTATTGGGCGCAATCATGTATGTGATGGATTTTTTGGGAAAGACCAGGGGCTCGTCTTTCTTTTTAGTAGCAGGCAGAAATCCTCTGATGATCTATCTTATGAGTGAGTTAGGAGCCACTTTGTTATGGTTAATTCCTGTCGGCGGTACACCATTGTATTCATGGCTCTACATGCATGTGTTTAGTAATGCGGGAGCATATTTTGGTGCATTACTTTTTGCGATATGGTGGATGCTGACTTGTTGGCTGCTTGGATATATATTAGACAAAAAACGAATCTATATCAAATTGTAG
- a CDS encoding helix-hairpin-helix domain-containing protein encodes MNKAQTIKELKTIPGVGKSIANDLWNIGIRNVADLKGKDPENLYDLSNVYCGSIQDKCLLYVFRCAVYYATVPKEEQETEKLKWWNWKEKKS; translated from the coding sequence ATGAATAAGGCCCAAACTATAAAAGAACTCAAGACAATTCCCGGTGTTGGCAAATCCATTGCCAACGACTTATGGAATATCGGCATCAGAAATGTTGCCGATTTGAAGGGGAAAGACCCTGAAAATCTCTACGATCTCTCGAATGTCTACTGCGGATCGATTCAGGACAAATGCCTACTGTATGTTTTCCGGTGTGCCGTCTATTATGCTACCGTACCAAAAGAAGAACAGGAGACAGAGAAGTTGAAATGGTGGAACTGGAAAGAAAAAAAGTCCTAA